The nucleotide sequence GGGCGAACGGGTGCTTCCGTGACGGGCCCGTCCGGTTTTCTTCTGTCTCCAGGGCTTCTTTCCGCCGCCTCTGACTTCGCCCCTTGTCTTCGCGGACTGGGTTCCCCGTCTGCGGTTGGCGAGCTGTGCGACCACAACCTGGTGCATGGCGGGAACATGAACGGGGGCGCCGAAGACTTCATCGGCAAGCTGCATTTCCCCGAGCTGTTCTCCCTGGAATGATACGAGTTTCAGGGTAGGCATTGTAATTCCGGCCTCCTTCTCTGCCGACTAGCCTTTCTTGAAAAGGGTGACCAGGCTGTTTTTCGCGCCGGGTACCGCACCCTTGACAAGAAGAAGGTTATTGTCGGTGTCCACTGCTACGACAGTGAGATTCTTAACGGTGACTTTCTCACTGCCCATTCTTCCGGGCATTCTCTTGCCCTTGAAAACGCGGCCGGGGTAGCTGCTGGCTCCGCTGGAACCGCCCCGCCGGTGAACCACGGAAGCGCCATGGCTGGAATTCGATCCGCCGAAGTGGTACTTCTTCATGACTCCGGCGAAGCCCTTACCCTTGCTGATGCCCGACACGTTCACCGTCTCGCCCTCGGAGAAAAGGGACACGTTGATCTCCTGGCCGACGGAATATCCGTCGAGGACGTCAACCCGGAACTCCCGGAGAGTGTCCTGGGGCTCTACTTCCGACTTCTCGAAGAGACCCTGGCGGGACTTGTTCAGCTTCTTCGGGTTGACCTTTCCGAACCCGAGAACAAGAGCACTGTAGCCGTCCTTGTCAGGGGTCTTCATATCCACTACAGGGCACGGCCCGGCCTGGATCACCGTGACTGCCACCGCCTGGCCCTGATCGTTATATATCTGGGCCATTCCGAGTTTCTTACCCAGAATACCGATGCTCATTTCACTCCAACTCCTTTCAGCTCAGAGCTTCCCCTACAATTTGATCTGGATGTCTACTCCAGAAGGAAGGTTCAGCTGCATAAGCGCGTCCATCGTCTTCTGCGTCGGGTTGATGATGTCGATGAGGCGCTTATGTGTCCTGGTTTCAAACTGTTCGCGCGCATCCTTGTCCTTGTGAGGGGACTTCAGGATTGTAACCTTATTGATCTCGGTCGGAAGGGGTATCGGCCCGGAAACCTTGGCGCCGCTCCTGTCCGCCGTTTCGGCGATCTGGGAGGCGGAGCTGTCGAGTACCC is from Aminivibrio pyruvatiphilus and encodes:
- the rplC gene encoding 50S ribosomal protein L3, yielding MSIGILGKKLGMAQIYNDQGQAVAVTVIQAGPCPVVDMKTPDKDGYSALVLGFGKVNPKKLNKSRQGLFEKSEVEPQDTLREFRVDVLDGYSVGQEINVSLFSEGETVNVSGISKGKGFAGVMKKYHFGGSNSSHGASVVHRRGGSSGASSYPGRVFKGKRMPGRMGSEKVTVKNLTVVAVDTDNNLLLVKGAVPGAKNSLVTLFKKG
- the rpsJ gene encoding 30S ribosomal protein S10 — its product is MAKKIRIRLKAFDHRVLDSSASQIAETADRSGAKVSGPIPLPTEINKVTILKSPHKDKDAREQFETRTHKRLIDIINPTQKTMDALMQLNLPSGVDIQIKL